GTCAGTAGTGCGGGCTTGCGGGTGCTATTTAAAGCATCAAAAATGCTCAAGAAAAGAGCCGGGCATTTCGGTTTAATGCACTTACAACCACAGATTCAGAAAGTGTTAGACATCGTTAAAGCCCTGCCCGCCGTTCCGATTTTTAAAAATGAACAAGAAATGGACGATTACCTGGATGCCATGCAGCAAAAAGTGATTGATGGTGAAGACTAAGACTTTAGACTAATTGCATCTTGATAGTCGCTAATGAAATACTCATTCGACTAATAAAAATAAAAAAACAAGAGAATACATCGTGGCCGACAGTCAACCTCGCTCTAAAAGAACCCAACTCATCAGAACACTACTGGTGTTCTTTTTTATCTATGGTGGCGTAAGTTATAGCTTATCTCTATTTGAATACACCTACTTCAATCTAACCGGGCAGGCACTATTTGGTGTCAGTAAAACCATTGACTCTATCTCAAAAGAAGAACTTATTAACGAGTTTCATCGCTGTGGTGGCCCCCTGTTCGGAGCCAATAGCGTTGAGACAGAACAACTCAATGACCCTATCGTAGTGCGCTGCGGTCGCTTTTGGCCTTTTTATCGCTACTCCATGATTGTACCCGCGAACGGTTATATACCTGGCGCATTAATCAAGTACCCAGATCAACCTGCTGAAGTCACACAAGCAAAAGAAGATTTTATCCAAAACACTACCGTCATCAATGGCGGCTATATGCTATTAAGCCTGATAGTATTTAGCCTAACACTACTCGCGGTCTTTCATTTCTTCGTTAAGAAAGATGAAGAGAAAGGTTACAAGTGGGCCTTTCAAGCATTCGCCAGTAGTTTATTAATGGCCATCACCTATGTTGGCGTTATGTTTTTTGTCGACCCTGTTTTTTCGCTAGGTTGGTAGAGTTTTTACTAATCAACCAAGTTCGCGACTACACAGCGAGAGCTAATTTCCGTATCATTGACCCCTCATTCAACTCGCGAAAAGACTACACTACAGCCCATGCTAAATATCGATGCATTACAGCAGCTAAAATCGCTCAAGAAAGACATTAAAGACAGCAAAGAGATCGTCCAAGGTATCGTTAAAGGCAGTAACAGCCGCTTTGGATTTGTCACACTGAGCGACGGTAAAGATATTTATCTTTCGCCTGATGAAATGTTAAAGGTATTTCCTGGTGATGAAGTAGAAATAGAGGTTCAAAAAGATAGCAAAGGCAAAGAGTTCGGGCTGATAGAGAAGCTAATAAAATCGCACTTGAAACAGTTTGTGGGTAAATATGTCGTCAAAGGTAAAGCCCACTTTGTCGATGTCGATGCAGCAGGCATGTCACGTTGGATATTTATTCCACCAAATAAACGCGGCAGCGCACAAGAGAACGAATTACTCCACTGTCGCATCATGCAACACCCGATTAAAAATGGTAAGCCTCAAGCAGAAATACTAAAGGTTATCGGCAGCGTTAATAAGCCGGGAGTCGAACGCGACTATGTTATTTGTAAACACCAGATTGAAAGCGACTGGGACAACGAAACTCTGGCACAAACCAATAGCTTGAGTGAACAGACCATCATTGAACAGCAGCAAGGTCGTCAAGACCTTAGAAGCCTGCCATTCGTTACCATTGATGCCGCCTCAACCACCGACATGGATGATGCACTTTTTGTTGAAGCCACTGAAAACGGCTGGAAGCTCAAAGTGGCAATCGCGGACCCAACAGCCATTATTGCATCAGGCACAGCACTAGAAAAAACAGCATTCAAGCGAATGACGTCAATTTACTTCCCTGATGAACCATTGGCAATGCTACCAGAGAGTATCTCTACTCAACTTTGCTCACTGCTACCCAAGGCTGACCGACTCGCATTGATTTGTGAGATAGAGATAGACCCCACAGGCAAACTAGGTGCTTATAAAATATATGAAGCGACCATCCACTCTAAGGCAAAACTTAGCTACGAAGAAGTAGCGGCCTTTATTGATGCCCCTGATGAAACTCACGCTCTTAAAGTAGACGCAGAAGTCGCCTCTATCCTACAAACGTTATCAACGCTCACGGCTATACTAAAGCAGTGGCGTGCCGACAATGCCCTGATAAGTGAAGATCGCCCAGATTATAGAATTCGCCTCAATGAACAGAAGAAAATCGCCAAGATTGATGTGATCGAACAAAACATCGCCCATGCTATCGTTGGCGAATGCATGATTGCCGCAAATCGCTGCGCTGCTGACTTTATAAGCCAGTCCTCTACTCCTGGATTGTTTGTCACCCATGGAGGGATCAGAAGCGAGCGCCAAAGCAATGTGCTTGATGTTGCTAGAAGCCGATGGGGGGATGAGACCCCTGAAAACCTGACCGAGAAAGAGAACTATGTAAAACTCGTGCGCTTGGCACAGCAAGACAAAAGCCTCCCCCCCATCAGGTCTATTATTGCTCGCCAGCATGAGCGAAGCCTATTTAGTACGACGGCCAAACCTCACTTCGGAATGGGGCTTGATGCTTATACCACTTTTACATCCCCTCTCAGAAAAGGGAATGACTTTTACATCCACCGCCTGATTAAAAAGCTTATCAACGCAGAACCCGCTACTGTTCTAAGCGACAACGAGCTAATGCAACTGCAAGAGCAGACCTTTATCGCGCGTCGTGCGTTAAATGAGATGGAGCAATGGTTAAAGTGCCAATACATTGAGCCACTCACAGATCAAACGTTCGAGGCCACCGTTGTTCGTATGACATCTGCAGGATGCCAGGTAAGAATCAACGCAAACGGCATAGAGGGGTTTATTTCAACAAAAGCGATGCCGGTTAAATATAGTTTTGACCCCAACTTGATGACCCTCACTAGCAAGTCTAAAGACCAGTTTATGCTCGACCAACAGGTCAATGTTTCGTTAGACAGTATTGACTGGAAACGTAAACAAATTCAGTTCAAAATCGCTCAAACCGTCTCTCAAGACGCAGCAGAGAAAGCTTAAAACAACAAAGTTTCAACAGATTAATAACGGAATACTATTAATTTACACTAGGACATTATTATGGAAGTACGTGACACACATAACTACACACAAGATGTAGACACTCTATTCAAATACTTTTGTGATTCAGCACAAGCTCAAGCCAAGCATGAAGCACTAGGCGCGAGAAATATAAACCTTGTTAAATTCGAATCAACTGACTCAACGCTCAATATCATTATCGAGCGTGAAGTACCTGCAGATGTACCCCGTGCCATGAAAAAGTTCCTGAGTGACTGGAACCATATCAAACAAGTCGAAAACTGGAGTGGCACACCTGGTGAAGGTTATCACTGCGACATCTCAATCGAGATCAGTGGGGTACCTGTGACAATTGTAGGGACCATGGATCTAGCACCTGAAGGCTCAGGATGCTCTAATACGGTCTGTTTAGATATTAACTGCGGCATTCCATTAGTAGGTAAAAAACTGGCAGAGTTGGTCGCTAGCCAGTCTAAAACATCCATGCGTGAAGAGTATGAGTATGTTAAAACTGCGGTTGCATAATATTATGCGCTTTGCTGAGAACCGTACCTATCTGAGATAGACGATCGGGGCTTTGTTAAAAAGCCCCAAATTAAAAACCCTACCGATACTTATCTTGCACCCTCTTAAAAAAGCCTTCCTGCTTCATTTTTACTATATGAGCATCAAGTAGCGCTGCATCATACGGGATTTTTAGTGAGTATGAGCAATGAAAGTCAAACACATCGGCATCTACTGACGCAATATCAAGTCGACCTTGCATGTTTTGCTTTTTAAGTTCGTATTCAATAATAGAGCCAAAGTCGATAACCGTATCAAGCCGCCCACGATCAATAAGTCTCATCGCTGTCACCAAGTTACCCACTCTTACCGATTCAGCTTTGTCTTGCTCAAACAGTTGAGTCACCTGATCGCTATATACATAACCGTTGTAAGTACCGATACGCTTGCCTTCAAAATCAGCAATACTTTTAATACTATCAATCTGGTCTTTTCTCACCAAGAAGTTATCAGAGCCTTGAAACATCACCGGTGACCAGTGGTAGTCATCTGGATTTTGCTCCCATTTAGGGTTCGTCAGACAGCTGATATGGGCATTGCCCTCCTTTATCATAATGTCGACCCGCTTGGTCGGCAGCTCGATATATTTTGGCGTCAACTTCATTCTTGAAGCCAATTCATCACCAATATCTTTTACCATGCCCCCCGTCAACTGGCCATTATAGCGAATCGCAAAAGGTTCTAAGGCTTCAAGCCAGTAGGTATAAATCAGCTCTTGAGCTGCTGCTACCGGCGCAAACAGATAGAGCACCATGCAAAACACAAAGTTAGATAAACACCCCTTCGCTTTGATCATACCGATTTACTTTCCCCAAAGAACCTACAAAACAGCCGCATTACACGCATTACACGCATTACACGCATTAATAGGATAGTTAATCTTTGAATTATTACAATAAAGCACCGCCTAGTAAGCAGGGTTAAAGACGCTGCCATAGCTCTCACCTTAGCTCTCTAAATAGCTCCCTCCATAACGCTCACCGCAGCTCGCATTGCTGAGTACTACAAAGATACAGCTCTAACGATCTATTGATCGTATATTTTTCATAGAGTTATCGGACATATAGCAAAGCCTGAAGATAAAGCCGAGAATTATGCCTAATTAGTTCTTTTATCCCTTCTCAATCAAGGTGATAATAACGGGCTTTTGCATGGCCAATGGGTTCGCATATCGAACTAAGGCGTGTTAGTTTTATGAACCATCACTTCATCATGGTACTGATAGTTACTTATGTTTTTTACCGACAACCGAGAACAGTTTTTTCGCCCTCTCACCAGTAAATATCGAGAAGTGGTGATTGAGTGCGTCAGGCTTCTATATCTCCGACTTTATAGCTCTATGGCCGACTATGGTCACTCACTAAAACGAGAACAGTTAATTGAGATCTTTCAGGAAGCGATCACCCGAGCGCCTGAGTTAGAGCATGGTGAAGACGACGATGCTATCGCAACCCGCACCGAGAGAGAGAAAGCGAACTGGATTCTCAATATATTAATAGACAACGGTTGGCTAGAAATTCAACTCGATGAGGTCACACTGCAAAGCACCTATCGATTTAGCCGCATAGGTCGACTATTTTCACAACCATTTGTCGAACTAAAGGGGGCCCAAGTACGAACTCGCCACCGCAACACCCGAAATACCCGTAACGCATTAAGTGCTTTTTTAGAACAAGGCGAAATACATGATTTACTGGATGCCTTTGAGTATTCAGAACGTATTATCAGCGACTTTACCGATGTCATAGCTGAACTAGAAGATCGTAAGCGAGAGTTGGTAAAAGAGATCGATATGCGGGAGCTGGTACAAAAAGCCAGTGATGAATTTTTCGATTTTATGGAGAAGCGCTTTCAGCCTGACCTCTCTGTGCGCCTTTCAGCTGATAGTGTCGAAAAGCACCGTGACGATATGATCAGCCTCATTGGCAAGATTCGTAATCAATCAAAAGGCTTCAAGGCTGAAGCTGAGCAAAAACTTCGAGAGTTTTTGCCAGATATGGTTGTTGAGGGTCAGTCACTCCTCTGGACAATACTCGACACCATCGAGGCTCGCTTATCAAATGCTTGCGAAATCATGCTACCCGCACTCCGTACAGCACTTAAAAACTTTACCAAGCGAGCGGATATTATTATCCGCCAACTTAACTATCTGGCTAGCCAACAGCACAACGATGTCGTTGAAATCTGCCAGTCACTCAAAGAGCTTGACCACGAGACAGCTAACCAGCGGCTAGAGCAAGCAGGCCAATTAATGTCAGGGGTTAAACTGGAGTTGGTTGACCCGGCGCAAAACACTTTGCGGGATAATCGTAGCCGGCGCGTTGTTGACTCCCTGGTGGCAGAAGATCATGCAGTTGATGAATCTGCACGCAAAGAGCTCTTTATTCAACACGCGCTCGATCAGGCGTTTAATATTAATCAGCAAGACCTGCGAAATTTCTTGGTTCGCTCTCTTAGAGGGGGTGAAAAGATCAACAGCAAGCATTTCCAGATTACCCAGGCAAGCGACCTCTTGGCAGCAACGCATGCTATCGAAATTGCAGCGGCGAACAACCTTTCAAGCGAGTATCGTTTTAATGTCGTACCTACCGGCGATATTACCAGTAACGATTATTTGCTAGCCGCAGACGATTTCACTATAGAGATCGAAACGCTGAAACCAAAAGATACACAGACTGAATTAAAAACACAGACTAGCAATAAGACGATTGGTCAGACCAATGTCCAACCATTAACCAGCTAATAAGTTACTGATACCATGATCGTTACGCAATCTCTCGAAAAAACACTCAGCCATGAAGGCATCACTCTTACTGAGTTTAGCGAGCTTGTTCTGCGCCTTCTAGACTATAGCGTTATCTGTCGTGAAGAGAGTCAGATAGAACAAAATCTCTATGACCGATTCTTACGGGTTGAAACTCTCGTGCAAGACTATTTATCGGTTCTGCACATACGCCTGCTACACGAAAGCCAGTTTCAGTATGTGCGCGCATACCCACCCGGTGCAGAAGTACCAGGTATGCATGATGAGCAATACCAGCCCTTTAATAGCGGTCTGCGCCAGCGTCTAGGGCAACAGGAAATCGCCGTTATACTGGTGCTTAGATCACAGTATGATAAGTCTCTAAGAGAGGGTGCCGTTGATGACCATGGGCAAGTGTTAATTTCGTTAGAAGCCCTCAGTATCGCCATGCATAACTTGCTCGGACGAGCACTGCCAGAGCATATTCTCGACCGTAAAAAACTCTTTAGTCGACTAAAGCAACTGCGTCTGATTCAGTTTGGTGCAGAAGATGAAGTCGCTAATGGAGATGCCTGGATTCGTATTCGCCCTATGATTGTTAGCTTTGTAAGCGATGAGGCACTGTCAGTGCTTAAAGATGAAAACCAAACAGCTGACTGCGAATAATTAGGGACTATACCGTCACTCCCTGAAGGCGGGAGTCCATGTCTAAGCCAGTGAAATGGACCCCCGCCTTCGCGAGGATGACAACAGAATCAAACCATTATGTTTGGGGTGACCGAAAAGCGTCTAATTACCCCCCCTGAAAATATAAGAACTGTTGCGTTTAAAAGTGTATTAATAAAACTATGTTTATAAAAAAGTGTATCTATGTAAATTGGGGAAACATCCCTCACCTTGAATTTGACTTTGGCCCTATAAACTTACTTTCGGGCGGCAACGGTTCGGGCAAAACAACCTCGGCAGATGCTATTCAAACGGTGATGACCGCTGCATATGACTACCTGTTTGCCTATAACCCGGGGCAAGACGAGACCACACAGCGAGGCAAAGGTGGAAAACAAGTACGAACGCTTCAGTCGTATATTTTAGGTTGTGATGATGGCTCTTATGCCCGCCCACAACCGACCGACGGGTACATCGCACTTACTTTTTATCCCACTCAAGGTGAAACCTCCGAACCCTTTACCGCAGTGGTTTCAGCAAGAGCATACCTCGACGCCGCCGGCAGTAAACCCGTTGCCCGATTGAGCGAGCTGTTTTTCCTGATTCTGCCTGGTGAACAATTACAACTGAGCCACTTCATTAAAGAACAGCAAGACGGCAGCAAACATATCATCGGCTTAGACAAAATTTATAGCTCGCTAAAGCAAGAATTTGGCCCTGACGCGGTTGAGAAATATGATACCAAGAAGCCATATTTAAAACGTCTTTATGGTGCACTGAAAGGTAAGCGCGAGTCGGTTTCAGAGCGTGAGGCGATGAACGCAGCTCGTGCGTTCTCTCGTTTTATGGCCTATAAGCCAGTCAAAAGCATTAATGATTTCGTCGCCAATGAGATTCTCGAAAAGAAAGATCTGGGTGAGGCTATTCGTTCAGTCTCCGAACTGATGAAAACCATTCATGGCATGGAGAGTGATGCTAGCCACCTGAGAAACTCCATCAATATACTGGAACAAACTGCCGAAAAGAGTGACGGCTACATCCAACAGTGGATTAATCTCAATGTACTCCACTACATCGATACTCGAATACAGTACCTGAACGACCAACAAACCTATCTGAGTGCAAAAAGGCAGCAAAAGAGTCTTCAAGACGAGCAGACCGCTAACCAACAAGAGCGAGATATACTCGAAGCCCGTCACCAGCAGACACGAAACGAGCTCATTCAATTAGAGGCCAAGCGTCAGGGTTATCAGCCTCTCCAACAAAAAGACGACCTTGAAAAACTGATTGAGAGCAATACCCGCTTACTTCATGATCAAGCCCCTTCACTGCTTGATCAAAGTAATCGTTTGGGCAATAGCTTTAAAGCAACAGATCAGATTTTGGCAATCGTGCAACAAAGCAATATTGCTAAAGATATTCCACGCCTAGGGCAAAAAGACTTTTTGTCTGCAGCCAAAACATTCGCACAACAACACGACAAAAGCACCGTCGACTTTACCTCTCTGCTCGGCAGAGATTGGGTCGATATATCACCACTAGAAGCTCACTTAGAAGATGCTGTCTCTATTCAGCAGCAGGCCAATCAGTGGCAGAGGCTGCTACATGACAAAGAACTTTCAGCAGATGGCATCTGCATCCGCGATAAAGTAAACAGTGCGCTGTTTCAGCGTCAGACACTCAGTAAAACGCTAGAAAAACAGCGACAGCAAAAACAGGCTGAGATTGAGAGCCTTGAAGGGCATCAGGCCACCTACCCTTACTATATTAAACAAGCACTCGACACCATTAGGCGCGAATGCCCTAAAGCTGACCCTCGAGTACTTTGCGACTACATCGAAGTTAAAGATGAGCAGTGGCAAAATGCCATTGAGGGCTACATCGGTGGTGCTCGCTTCTCGATTATTGTAGAGCCTGAACTTGAAGCAGAGGCGATTCGGATAGTGCGAAATATGCCGGGCAGAGACAACCGCGCTCGCGTTATACAGGGCTCCAAAGCCAGCAAAGACTATCAACGTACTCGACTCGAAAAAGACTCAATCGTTAATGCTATGGAGTTCTCTCATGCTACGGCAAAACACTATATTGCCGCTAGCTATGGTAGCGTCATTAGAGTCAATTCTGAGCAAGAACTACGCTATACCCGCCGAGGCATCACCAGCAATGGGCTGGGCTCGGGGTCATACAGTATGTGGCGTTGTGACATTGCAGACAGCGAGTTGGTGTTTGGTCAAGGCGCTCGAGAGAGAGCACTAAACGCTAAACGAGCCGAGATGTATAAGCTACTGCAAGAGCATCAGGCGCTGGATGATCAAACGCAACAGCTATCATCACTGCTAAACGCCATCGATCGTATTGGGCCGATCAGCTATGCCGATCGATTACAGCAAATGCTGAACACTCAGCGGGAACTGCGAGACGCAGAAGGTAAACTAGAACATCTGGATTTATCTGACTTTACAGAGCTTGAACAAAAACTAGAAGTACTTAAAGCGCAAGACAACGAACTCAGTCAACAAATTGAGAATAAGATCGAGCGCGCAGGCTCACTTAAAACCGAGCTTGCAGATGTAAGTGAACGCTGCAAAAAATTATCGAACCAACAAGAAGTATCAGAGCAGCTACAAGAAGAGAAAGAAGAGAATTTACGCAGTATTGTCTCATTATGGCCTGACTTCGACAGCGAAAACGAGCTTGAGAAGGCGGATAAACGAGCAGAAACAACCCGCCCTGAGATACTGGTTAACGACCTCAAAGACACCTATAGCAGTCTAAACGCTCTTGCTCATGATATTGAACATGGTGTTATCGAACACAACCAGCACTGTAACTTGGCCGACAATATTGCCTATATGCCAGATTACAGTGAGAACCACTCAAAAGCATTCTTCAAATCTATCTGCAATCTTCGCCGAGACAATGACCTCGTCCATAATCGACTGAAGAATAATATTTTGGTTGAGAAACAAGAGAAACTCACCAAGATAAAAGAGTCCTTTAACAACGCATTTGTCACCCATTTGTGCCA
This genomic window from Alkalimarinus sediminis contains:
- a CDS encoding STAS domain-containing protein, coding for MSLTIEVVNQANNRVKMYLIGRLDTNTAAQLEASFEEALTEQVTMLTLDLAQLEYVSSAGLRVLFKASKMLKKRAGHFGLMHLQPQIQKVLDIVKALPAVPIFKNEQEMDDYLDAMQQKVIDGED
- a CDS encoding ribonuclease R family protein, producing MLNIDALQQLKSLKKDIKDSKEIVQGIVKGSNSRFGFVTLSDGKDIYLSPDEMLKVFPGDEVEIEVQKDSKGKEFGLIEKLIKSHLKQFVGKYVVKGKAHFVDVDAAGMSRWIFIPPNKRGSAQENELLHCRIMQHPIKNGKPQAEILKVIGSVNKPGVERDYVICKHQIESDWDNETLAQTNSLSEQTIIEQQQGRQDLRSLPFVTIDAASTTDMDDALFVEATENGWKLKVAIADPTAIIASGTALEKTAFKRMTSIYFPDEPLAMLPESISTQLCSLLPKADRLALICEIEIDPTGKLGAYKIYEATIHSKAKLSYEEVAAFIDAPDETHALKVDAEVASILQTLSTLTAILKQWRADNALISEDRPDYRIRLNEQKKIAKIDVIEQNIAHAIVGECMIAANRCAADFISQSSTPGLFVTHGGIRSERQSNVLDVARSRWGDETPENLTEKENYVKLVRLAQQDKSLPPIRSIIARQHERSLFSTTAKPHFGMGLDAYTTFTSPLRKGNDFYIHRLIKKLINAEPATVLSDNELMQLQEQTFIARRALNEMEQWLKCQYIEPLTDQTFEATVVRMTSAGCQVRINANGIEGFISTKAMPVKYSFDPNLMTLTSKSKDQFMLDQQVNVSLDSIDWKRKQIQFKIAQTVSQDAAEKA
- a CDS encoding DUF2505 domain-containing protein, yielding MEVRDTHNYTQDVDTLFKYFCDSAQAQAKHEALGARNINLVKFESTDSTLNIIIEREVPADVPRAMKKFLSDWNHIKQVENWSGTPGEGYHCDISIEISGVPVTIVGTMDLAPEGSGCSNTVCLDINCGIPLVGKKLAELVASQSKTSMREEYEYVKTAVA
- a CDS encoding substrate-binding periplasmic protein, encoding MIKAKGCLSNFVFCMVLYLFAPVAAAQELIYTYWLEALEPFAIRYNGQLTGGMVKDIGDELASRMKLTPKYIELPTKRVDIMIKEGNAHISCLTNPKWEQNPDDYHWSPVMFQGSDNFLVRKDQIDSIKSIADFEGKRIGTYNGYVYSDQVTQLFEQDKAESVRVGNLVTAMRLIDRGRLDTVIDFGSIIEYELKKQNMQGRLDIASVDADVFDFHCSYSLKIPYDAALLDAHIVKMKQEGFFKRVQDKYR
- a CDS encoding Wadjet anti-phage system protein JetA family protein, which gives rise to MFFTDNREQFFRPLTSKYREVVIECVRLLYLRLYSSMADYGHSLKREQLIEIFQEAITRAPELEHGEDDDAIATRTEREKANWILNILIDNGWLEIQLDEVTLQSTYRFSRIGRLFSQPFVELKGAQVRTRHRNTRNTRNALSAFLEQGEIHDLLDAFEYSERIISDFTDVIAELEDRKRELVKEIDMRELVQKASDEFFDFMEKRFQPDLSVRLSADSVEKHRDDMISLIGKIRNQSKGFKAEAEQKLREFLPDMVVEGQSLLWTILDTIEARLSNACEIMLPALRTALKNFTKRADIIIRQLNYLASQQHNDVVEICQSLKELDHETANQRLEQAGQLMSGVKLELVDPAQNTLRDNRSRRVVDSLVAEDHAVDESARKELFIQHALDQAFNINQQDLRNFLVRSLRGGEKINSKHFQITQASDLLAATHAIEIAAANNLSSEYRFNVVPTGDITSNDYLLAADDFTIEIETLKPKDTQTELKTQTSNKTIGQTNVQPLTS
- a CDS encoding DUF4194 domain-containing protein, with the protein product MIVTQSLEKTLSHEGITLTEFSELVLRLLDYSVICREESQIEQNLYDRFLRVETLVQDYLSVLHIRLLHESQFQYVRAYPPGAEVPGMHDEQYQPFNSGLRQRLGQQEIAVILVLRSQYDKSLREGAVDDHGQVLISLEALSIAMHNLLGRALPEHILDRKKLFSRLKQLRLIQFGAEDEVANGDAWIRIRPMIVSFVSDEALSVLKDENQTADCE
- a CDS encoding ATP-binding protein; the protein is MFIKKCIYVNWGNIPHLEFDFGPINLLSGGNGSGKTTSADAIQTVMTAAYDYLFAYNPGQDETTQRGKGGKQVRTLQSYILGCDDGSYARPQPTDGYIALTFYPTQGETSEPFTAVVSARAYLDAAGSKPVARLSELFFLILPGEQLQLSHFIKEQQDGSKHIIGLDKIYSSLKQEFGPDAVEKYDTKKPYLKRLYGALKGKRESVSEREAMNAARAFSRFMAYKPVKSINDFVANEILEKKDLGEAIRSVSELMKTIHGMESDASHLRNSINILEQTAEKSDGYIQQWINLNVLHYIDTRIQYLNDQQTYLSAKRQQKSLQDEQTANQQERDILEARHQQTRNELIQLEAKRQGYQPLQQKDDLEKLIESNTRLLHDQAPSLLDQSNRLGNSFKATDQILAIVQQSNIAKDIPRLGQKDFLSAAKTFAQQHDKSTVDFTSLLGRDWVDISPLEAHLEDAVSIQQQANQWQRLLHDKELSADGICIRDKVNSALFQRQTLSKTLEKQRQQKQAEIESLEGHQATYPYYIKQALDTIRRECPKADPRVLCDYIEVKDEQWQNAIEGYIGGARFSIIVEPELEAEAIRIVRNMPGRDNRARVIQGSKASKDYQRTRLEKDSIVNAMEFSHATAKHYIAASYGSVIRVNSEQELRYTRRGITSNGLGSGSYSMWRCDIADSELVFGQGARERALNAKRAEMYKLLQEHQALDDQTQQLSSLLNAIDRIGPISYADRLQQMLNTQRELRDAEGKLEHLDLSDFTELEQKLEVLKAQDNELSQQIENKIERAGSLKTELADVSERCKKLSNQQEVSEQLQEEKEENLRSIVSLWPDFDSENELEKADKRAETTRPEILVNDLKDTYSSLNALAHDIEHGVIEHNQHCNLADNIAYMPDYSENHSKAFFKSICNLRRDNDLVHNRLKNNILVEKQEKLTKIKESFNNAFVTHLCHAIYQSINDGKKILENMNRELEHHRFGADRESFHFDWNWVPEFKEYWNFFKEIINLPNLGDGTTLFEAELSQKSQLVRDRLMQMLLSDDEVRSMRELERISDYRNYRNYEIYKQPEGKAAIALSQYGTGSGGQLETPAYIIRSAAITSAFKFNEGNSHLRMVLVDEAFSKMDETRSREVIKYLTETLGLQLLFIMPTSKSGPFMDLISNQFVFSKCPTTKAIGELNTRVLVDRQRCNSDKIKELWANHRRTVRHQYALDFMEEFQ